Proteins encoded together in one Hydrogenispora ethanolica window:
- a CDS encoding carbohydrate ABC transporter permease: protein MIHSLRPNRWQYCKKHCWPYLFVLPFFLCYFAFQLYPLLFSFVISLTNWDSLFLDERRFTGLANYLRLFQDPYFYQSIGNTLIFMIGYIPLIIVLGLLLAVSLFNLPRCKRLFQTLNLLPYITTPVAIGIIFSFLFDWSSGIVNRLLLGWQLIPEGVNWLGRGGTARLVVILIVLWKNLGYYFVVYLAGLTSIPQELNEAAIVDGASPRQIFTHITLPFLRPITIFLVVTSIIGGFQLFDEPNLLFGGGLASNGTQAIGGPDRSCLTAVWYFYDKAFKSTSYLGYGASISYGLFLFILAFSWLSFTIANRKEDQP, encoded by the coding sequence ATGATCCATTCTTTGCGGCCCAACCGTTGGCAGTACTGCAAGAAACACTGCTGGCCCTATCTGTTCGTGCTGCCGTTTTTCCTGTGCTACTTCGCCTTTCAGCTCTATCCGCTGCTCTTTTCGTTCGTGATCAGCCTGACCAATTGGGACAGCTTATTCCTGGACGAGCGGAGGTTCACCGGGCTCGCCAATTACCTGCGGCTGTTTCAGGATCCCTATTTTTATCAATCCATCGGGAATACCCTGATCTTCATGATCGGCTACATCCCGCTCATCATCGTGCTAGGGCTGCTCCTGGCGGTCAGCCTCTTCAACCTGCCCCGCTGCAAGCGGCTGTTTCAGACCCTCAACCTGTTGCCTTACATCACCACGCCGGTGGCCATCGGCATCATCTTTTCGTTCCTGTTCGATTGGTCCAGCGGCATCGTTAACCGGCTCCTGCTGGGCTGGCAGCTGATCCCGGAGGGCGTCAACTGGCTGGGGCGGGGCGGCACGGCCCGGCTGGTGGTGATCCTGATCGTCCTGTGGAAGAACCTCGGTTACTATTTCGTGGTTTACCTGGCCGGGCTGACCAGCATCCCCCAGGAGCTGAACGAGGCGGCCATTGTGGACGGCGCCTCGCCCCGCCAGATCTTCACCCATATTACCCTGCCCTTCCTGCGGCCGATCACCATTTTCCTGGTGGTCACCAGCATTATCGGCGGTTTTCAGCTGTTCGACGAGCCGAACCTGCTGTTCGGCGGGGGACTGGCCAGCAACGGGACCCAGGCCATCGGCGGCCCGGACCGCTCCTGCCTCACCGCGGTCTGGTACTTTTATGACAAAGCCTTCAAAAGCACCTCCTACCTCGGCTACGGCGCCTCGATCTCCTACGGCCTGTTCCTGTTCATCCTGGCCTTCTCCTGGCTCAGTTTCACGATTGCCAACCGAAAGGAGGATCAGCCATGA
- the dgoD gene encoding galactonate dehydratase — translation MKITQLELLMVKPRWMFLKMHTDTGLIGYGEPIVEGHTHAVAATIKAFENYLIGQDPRRIEHHWQALYRGGFYRGGPVLTSAISGIEQAMWDILGKSLGVPVYQLLGGAVRDRFRIYSHLGGATAEELVANARQKLAGGFTTLKFSFDAPIRFMEPQAFIENCVHMFKSLREAVGKEVDIAIDFHGRFSPALAKRLIQALEPYYPLFIEEPCLPENVDTMVEIARSTTIPIATGERLFTKWGFRQVLEKQAVAIVQPDLCHAGGILEGKKIAAMAECYYMAVAPHNPLGPISLAAALQLDACIPNFLIQEQVTLGEGYLKEPFRMVDGCIAISEKPGLGIELDDEKVNALRYPGDWETPRVWDRQDGSVADW, via the coding sequence ATGAAGATCACCCAATTAGAGCTGTTGATGGTCAAACCCCGCTGGATGTTTTTGAAGATGCATACCGATACCGGTTTGATCGGTTACGGCGAACCCATCGTCGAAGGGCATACCCACGCGGTCGCCGCGACCATCAAAGCGTTCGAAAATTATTTGATCGGCCAGGATCCGCGACGGATCGAGCATCACTGGCAGGCCTTGTACCGTGGCGGCTTCTACCGGGGCGGCCCGGTCCTGACCAGCGCCATCTCCGGCATCGAGCAGGCGATGTGGGACATCCTCGGCAAATCGCTGGGCGTCCCGGTCTATCAGCTGTTGGGCGGCGCGGTGCGGGACCGCTTCCGGATCTATAGCCATCTGGGCGGCGCCACCGCCGAGGAGCTGGTGGCCAATGCCCGACAGAAGCTGGCCGGAGGCTTCACGACCTTGAAGTTCAGTTTTGACGCGCCGATCCGCTTCATGGAGCCGCAAGCTTTCATCGAAAACTGCGTTCACATGTTTAAATCGCTGCGCGAGGCGGTGGGCAAGGAAGTGGATATCGCCATCGATTTTCACGGCCGTTTCTCCCCGGCTTTGGCCAAACGGTTGATCCAGGCGCTGGAACCCTATTACCCGCTGTTTATTGAAGAACCCTGCCTGCCCGAGAACGTCGATACCATGGTGGAGATCGCTCGTTCGACGACGATCCCCATCGCCACCGGGGAGCGGCTCTTCACTAAGTGGGGCTTCCGGCAGGTGCTGGAGAAGCAGGCGGTGGCCATCGTCCAACCGGACCTCTGCCATGCTGGCGGGATTCTGGAGGGCAAGAAGATCGCCGCCATGGCCGAGTGTTATTACATGGCGGTGGCGCCCCACAATCCGCTCGGGCCCATTTCGTTGGCTGCCGCGCTGCAGCTCGATGCCTGCATTCCCAACTTCCTGATTCAGGAACAGGTGACCTTGGGAGAGGGGTATCTGAAAGAACCCTTCCGGATGGTGGACGGCTGCATCGCCATCTCCGAAAAGCCGGGCCTGGGCATCGAGCTGGATGATGAGAAAGTGAACGCCCTCCGCTATCCCGGGGACTGGGAGACGCCGCGCGTCTGGGATCGCCAGGACGGCTCGGTGGCGGACTGGTAG
- a CDS encoding bifunctional 4-hydroxy-2-oxoglutarate aldolase/2-dehydro-3-deoxy-phosphogluconate aldolase, producing MADLDPVHWINETGIIAIIRGSQPDTIIRTAEALYEGGIRAMEVTFNTPGVLQMIESLNAHPIGRQMAIGAGTVLDVMAARTVIAAGARFLVTPNLDEAVVQLGQLHGVPVVPGVFTATEIVKAWRLGASFVKIFPAGSAGPQYLKELQGPLSHVKLVPVGGVSLDNVREFIRAGAAAVGVGGELIDREAVARGRFDRVTATAAAFIQAIRESRLPGAH from the coding sequence ATGGCAGATCTCGATCCGGTCCACTGGATAAACGAGACCGGAATCATCGCCATCATCCGGGGTAGCCAGCCCGATACGATAATCAGGACCGCCGAGGCGTTGTATGAAGGCGGAATCCGCGCCATGGAGGTTACCTTCAACACACCGGGCGTATTACAGATGATCGAGTCGCTTAACGCGCACCCGATCGGCAGGCAGATGGCGATCGGCGCGGGCACGGTCCTGGATGTCATGGCCGCCCGGACGGTGATCGCCGCCGGCGCCCGGTTCCTGGTGACGCCCAACTTGGACGAGGCAGTGGTTCAGCTGGGCCAATTGCATGGGGTTCCGGTGGTCCCCGGCGTCTTCACCGCCACGGAGATCGTAAAGGCCTGGCGGCTGGGGGCGTCTTTCGTTAAAATCTTTCCGGCCGGCTCGGCCGGGCCGCAATACCTCAAGGAACTGCAAGGCCCCTTGAGCCATGTCAAGCTGGTCCCCGTCGGCGGGGTGTCGCTGGACAATGTCCGGGAGTTCATCCGGGCCGGAGCGGCCGCGGTGGGCGTCGGCGGCGAGTTGATCGACCGGGAGGCCGTTGCCCGGGGACGCTTTGACCGCGTGACCGCGACGGCCGCCGCCTTTATTCAAGCCATCCGGGAGTCCCGGCTGCCGGGCGCGCACTGA
- a CDS encoding extracellular solute-binding protein gives MPKVKWQLMLGVCLLVLLLGSLGAVEGAAGIPKDYRCTLTTWGWDENYWNHVTAAFNKIYPNIKFEYTPVANGDYLQKEQTSLAAGTPLPDIPWAIIDSRGRAFELDMWEALNKPPYRMDPKAVFSYLLPIMKNSKGEICGIEQGINPAAMAYRRDLAQEYLGTDDPDKLAKLLPDWDAFIKKGKEVRAKSGGKVFMMQGIGDIKNIIREQDPSPWVVKGTVNATRLFKPVLAKVVQFRDAQILDKLEPWTPAWYASYGQGKHIFAGCAIWSPQYVIEPNDKNGKGHWGLMNCPGGNFSWGGTTLGISKQCKHKLAAWEFVKFATLSVEGAKAAREVGFLTSYKAAYADPGFASIKDDWFAGQDLGKFWTTQVAPRIKIRPMTKYDNLIKDSLDLITTSLNNDPGMTVNDAMQKLIAELKNRLPDLTIK, from the coding sequence ATGCCAAAAGTGAAATGGCAGTTGATGCTCGGCGTATGCTTACTGGTACTGCTCCTGGGCAGTCTGGGGGCGGTGGAAGGAGCGGCCGGAATTCCCAAGGATTATCGCTGCACCCTGACCACCTGGGGCTGGGATGAAAATTATTGGAATCACGTCACCGCGGCGTTCAACAAGATCTACCCCAATATCAAGTTCGAATATACGCCGGTCGCCAACGGCGATTACCTGCAGAAAGAGCAGACCAGCCTGGCCGCTGGAACGCCGCTGCCGGACATTCCCTGGGCCATCATCGACTCGCGGGGCCGCGCCTTCGAGCTGGATATGTGGGAGGCGCTGAACAAGCCGCCCTACCGGATGGATCCCAAAGCGGTCTTTTCCTACCTGCTCCCGATCATGAAGAACTCCAAAGGGGAGATCTGCGGGATCGAGCAGGGGATCAACCCGGCCGCCATGGCGTACCGCCGCGATCTGGCCCAAGAATACCTGGGGACCGACGATCCCGACAAACTCGCCAAGCTGCTGCCGGATTGGGACGCCTTCATCAAGAAAGGCAAGGAAGTCCGGGCGAAGAGCGGCGGGAAAGTCTTCATGATGCAGGGCATCGGCGACATCAAAAACATCATCCGCGAGCAAGACCCCTCGCCCTGGGTGGTGAAGGGCACGGTCAACGCGACCCGCCTGTTCAAGCCGGTCCTCGCCAAAGTGGTGCAATTCCGGGACGCGCAGATCCTCGACAAGCTGGAACCGTGGACTCCGGCATGGTATGCCTCGTACGGCCAGGGGAAACACATCTTCGCTGGCTGCGCCATCTGGAGCCCGCAGTATGTGATCGAGCCCAACGATAAAAACGGCAAGGGCCATTGGGGGCTGATGAATTGTCCCGGCGGCAACTTCAGCTGGGGCGGCACCACCCTCGGAATCTCCAAGCAGTGCAAGCATAAGTTGGCGGCGTGGGAGTTCGTCAAGTTCGCCACCTTAAGCGTGGAAGGGGCCAAGGCCGCTCGGGAAGTGGGCTTCCTCACCTCGTATAAGGCCGCCTACGCCGATCCCGGCTTTGCCTCGATCAAGGATGACTGGTTCGCCGGCCAGGATCTCGGGAAGTTCTGGACCACCCAGGTCGCGCCGCGGATCAAGATCCGGCCCATGACCAAGTATGACAATTTGATCAAGGATTCGCTGGACTTGATCACCACCAGCCTGAACAATGACCCCGGGATGACCGTGAACGACGCGATGCAAAAATTAATCGCCGAGCTGAAGAACAGGCTGCCGGATCTGACTATCAAGTAA
- a CDS encoding LysM peptidoglycan-binding domain-containing protein: protein MSAEQRELVQYVIQPDDTLWDIADEHDTTVEEIMAVNPGLSPYNLQVGQTIWIDSSNLQQEQRYRRRFYPRRYRPYPYFRPYYYQPYPYQTYPYQPVYPYSWPYY from the coding sequence ATGTCAGCAGAACAACGGGAATTAGTTCAATATGTGATCCAGCCTGATGATACTTTATGGGATATTGCTGATGAACATGATACGACGGTTGAAGAGATTATGGCTGTCAACCCCGGACTCAGCCCGTATAATTTACAGGTAGGGCAGACTATCTGGATCGATTCGTCGAACCTGCAGCAGGAGCAACGTTACCGGCGGAGGTTCTATCCGCGGCGGTATCGGCCTTATCCTTATTTTAGGCCATATTACTACCAGCCCTATCCTTACCAAACCTATCCCTACCAACCCGTTTATCCCTATTCTTGGCCGTACTACTAA
- a CDS encoding response regulator transcription factor yields the protein MMIVDDEILAVEDLAQLLPWERYGFEIVATATHSLKALDLYRECQPDLIFVDIRMPVLDGLAFSRKVLARGNPVKIVLLTAYKDFEYAKQALELGVSKYLVKHELDGESLAKELRRIKAEIEDEERARVILKQELIKQLLSGEKMADSVARKALRIPEGTFHYALLLIRSDQPFFPEFRDEKAGWAGSGLELGPEELPAGIHRCESAMLDSLGAVVAVLSPVHSQSELRGGLCGLGIRLQARLREGNSGSFSILISRTSPDLTGLAAWFQPLAQAFQYAVFWGRERVCYLDDLLPWIDHAGLQPQMPGPEPPAMPDVADRDTLRRTVAADLERACRPRWNLPGLTALCRRWLNLLQEYRAAHGLPPLTELHRRGLLDVGECYCSADLPEWFAARFQEAARDAERHPAGRYSRRVQQAVAYLQQHYREDIAIETVARALGISGVYLSQLFKKETGRTLVEYLTDCRIAAAKGLLQRGEHKVHEVAKLVGYKSSQYFSQVFHKVTGVFPLDYKEGGNAGAPRD from the coding sequence GTGATGATCGTCGATGATGAAATTCTGGCCGTTGAGGACTTGGCGCAGTTGCTTCCCTGGGAGCGCTATGGTTTTGAAATCGTGGCGACCGCCACCCATAGTCTCAAGGCGCTGGATCTGTACCGGGAGTGCCAACCGGACCTGATCTTCGTCGATATCCGGATGCCGGTCTTGGATGGACTGGCCTTCAGCCGGAAAGTGCTCGCCCGGGGGAATCCGGTGAAGATCGTCTTGCTGACTGCCTATAAGGACTTTGAATATGCCAAGCAAGCCTTGGAACTCGGCGTTTCGAAGTACCTGGTAAAGCACGAGCTTGACGGCGAGAGTCTGGCCAAAGAGTTGCGCCGGATCAAAGCCGAGATCGAGGATGAGGAACGGGCCCGGGTCATCTTGAAACAGGAGCTGATAAAGCAGCTGTTGAGCGGGGAGAAGATGGCGGATTCGGTGGCGCGGAAAGCGTTGCGGATTCCGGAAGGGACGTTTCATTATGCCCTGCTGTTAATCCGCAGCGATCAGCCTTTTTTCCCGGAGTTCCGGGACGAAAAGGCCGGTTGGGCCGGTTCCGGACTGGAGCTGGGGCCGGAGGAGCTCCCGGCCGGGATTCACCGCTGCGAGAGCGCGATGCTGGATTCATTGGGAGCGGTGGTGGCCGTTTTATCCCCGGTTCACAGCCAATCCGAATTGCGGGGCGGGCTTTGCGGGTTGGGGATCAGGCTCCAGGCGCGCCTCCGGGAGGGAAATAGCGGCAGCTTTTCGATACTGATCAGCCGGACTAGCCCGGATCTGACGGGGTTGGCCGCTTGGTTCCAGCCGCTGGCCCAAGCTTTTCAATATGCGGTCTTTTGGGGAAGGGAACGGGTCTGTTACCTGGACGATCTGCTGCCGTGGATCGACCATGCCGGCCTTCAGCCGCAAATGCCCGGCCCGGAACCGCCCGCCATGCCGGATGTCGCCGACCGGGACACGTTGCGGCGGACCGTCGCGGCCGATTTGGAACGGGCCTGCCGGCCCCGGTGGAACCTGCCCGGCCTGACGGCGCTCTGCCGCCGCTGGCTGAATCTGCTCCAGGAGTACCGGGCCGCCCATGGCCTGCCGCCCTTGACCGAACTGCACCGCCGGGGTCTTCTGGATGTCGGGGAGTGCTATTGCAGCGCCGATCTCCCGGAATGGTTCGCCGCCCGGTTCCAAGAGGCGGCCCGCGACGCCGAGCGCCATCCGGCCGGCCGCTACTCCCGCAGGGTGCAACAGGCCGTCGCCTATCTGCAACAGCATTACCGGGAGGATATCGCCATTGAAACCGTGGCCCGGGCCCTGGGGATCAGCGGCGTCTATCTGAGTCAGCTCTTTAAAAAGGAGACCGGGCGGACGCTGGTGGAATACCTGACCGACTGCCGGATCGCCGCGGCCAAAGGACTGCTGCAACGGGGGGAGCATAAGGTCCATGAAGTCGCCAAACTGGTCGGTTACAAGAGCAGCCAGTATTTCAGCCAGGTTTTTCATAAAGTGACCGGGGTTTTTCCCCTGGATTACAAGGAAGGCGGGAATGCCGGTGCGCCTCGGGATTAA
- a CDS encoding sugar kinase produces MSVDLVCFGETLIRLSPPGAGVIEQGGPLNLFLAGSELNVAVAAQRLGLATSYVSKLAANPLGKLVYNKCREQGVATDWIRWSDEYRQGIYFFENGSPPRPGMAYYDRKDSAFCHVAPADFDWPAILAETKLFLTSGINPALSPAAHQVTLDAVRAAKRLGKLVAFDINYRSKLWDTAAAGRVLAEYFPYVDILFISGGDAADVLGFTEPAGDDLALRIAERLGVATVCLIYDPVHQESLWRIAAASDGRLYGAGHQGRLVTVDRLGAGDAFTAGFLTGFLESGPALGVELGNAMMTLKNTYYGDFTWATREQIDAYRAGDVSLLKR; encoded by the coding sequence ATGTCTGTTGACCTGGTATGCTTTGGTGAAACATTGATCCGGCTCTCGCCCCCCGGCGCGGGAGTAATCGAGCAGGGCGGGCCGCTCAATCTTTTTTTGGCCGGAAGCGAGCTGAATGTGGCCGTGGCCGCTCAAAGGCTGGGGCTGGCGACCTCCTATGTCTCCAAACTGGCCGCCAATCCCTTGGGGAAACTGGTCTACAACAAGTGCCGGGAACAAGGAGTGGCCACCGACTGGATCCGCTGGTCCGACGAGTACCGCCAGGGGATCTACTTCTTTGAGAACGGCAGTCCGCCCCGGCCGGGCATGGCCTACTACGACCGGAAGGATTCGGCCTTTTGCCATGTGGCACCGGCCGATTTTGACTGGCCGGCGATTCTGGCGGAGACGAAACTCTTTTTGACCAGCGGGATTAATCCTGCCTTGAGTCCGGCGGCGCATCAGGTGACCCTGGATGCCGTCCGCGCCGCCAAACGCCTCGGCAAGCTGGTGGCATTCGACATCAATTACCGCAGCAAACTTTGGGATACCGCCGCGGCCGGCCGGGTGCTGGCGGAGTACTTTCCGTATGTGGACATCCTGTTCATCTCCGGCGGCGACGCTGCCGACGTCCTGGGTTTTACGGAGCCCGCCGGGGACGATCTGGCGCTGCGGATCGCGGAACGGTTGGGAGTCGCCACGGTCTGTCTGATCTATGACCCGGTCCATCAGGAATCGTTGTGGCGGATCGCCGCGGCTTCGGATGGCCGCCTGTATGGCGCCGGGCATCAGGGACGGCTGGTAACCGTGGACCGCCTGGGCGCGGGGGATGCCTTTACCGCCGGATTCCTGACCGGTTTTCTGGAGTCCGGTCCGGCGCTCGGCGTAGAGCTCGGCAACGCCATGATGACATTGAAAAATACTTATTACGGCGACTTCACCTGGGCCACCCGGGAACAGATCGATGCCTACCGGGCCGGGGATGTTTCGCTTTTGAAACGGTAG
- a CDS encoding carbohydrate ABC transporter permease → MIKRGNHPNYALTYSVLTLAALTVIVPVLWMVSTSLKTMVEMFTIPPVWIPKVITWEAFSRIWVDYPFGGYFWNSLVVVASATLISLAFSALAGYGVSRFQFRGKGVFLTFLLITQMFPSIMLLIPYYKVMRTLGLINTYTGLTLAYVSFTIPFCSWMMLGYFQGIPKELDAAASIDGCGKFRTFAQILLPLTLPGLAATAIYSFLVGWNEYMFAMILTTSENMKTVPVGIGQLIGQYRIAWNDIMAVSLVASVPLTILFLFLQKYLVSSLTAGAVKQ, encoded by the coding sequence ATGATTAAACGCGGGAACCACCCCAATTACGCCCTGACCTATTCGGTCCTGACCCTCGCCGCGCTGACGGTGATTGTCCCGGTCCTGTGGATGGTATCGACCTCGCTGAAGACCATGGTAGAGATGTTTACCATTCCTCCGGTCTGGATACCCAAAGTGATTACCTGGGAGGCATTCTCCCGCATCTGGGTGGACTATCCGTTCGGCGGCTATTTTTGGAACAGCTTGGTGGTAGTCGCTTCGGCGACCCTGATCTCCCTGGCTTTCTCGGCGCTGGCGGGGTACGGCGTTTCGCGTTTTCAGTTTCGCGGCAAGGGCGTTTTCCTGACGTTCCTGTTGATCACGCAGATGTTTCCGTCGATCATGCTCTTGATCCCCTACTACAAGGTGATGCGCACGCTGGGTTTGATCAATACCTATACCGGCTTGACCCTGGCTTACGTTTCGTTCACAATCCCGTTCTGCTCCTGGATGATGCTGGGCTACTTTCAGGGCATCCCCAAGGAACTGGATGCGGCCGCCAGCATCGACGGCTGCGGCAAGTTCCGCACCTTTGCCCAGATCCTATTGCCGTTGACCCTGCCGGGGCTGGCCGCCACGGCGATCTATTCCTTCCTGGTCGGTTGGAATGAATATATGTTCGCAATGATCCTGACGACCTCCGAAAATATGAAGACCGTGCCGGTGGGGATCGGCCAATTGATCGGCCAGTACCGCATCGCTTGGAATGACATCATGGCCGTATCGCTGGTGGCCAGCGTTCCCTTGACCATCCTCTTTCTGTTTCTCCAGAAATACCTGGTGAGCAGCTTGACGGCGGGAGCGGTCAAACAATAA
- a CDS encoding cache domain-containing sensor histidine kinase has product MPVRLGIKAKILTATGLVVAVSLLASGTFAYVYFQKIFKEKAIQDDRVKLDQIAQHLEYQIKDIQKLATSIIIDPEMQDFIQRTRYASVYEQIARARREMEFINNQVFLREDIHSAAVVCGDGLVWMTQGHFAPVRIADLAQAGDLKGEAADRPFYFSGPYRIPNVNHGTPTAEVVSCVGQFRNMDRPDRVTGHLILNIYLNHFIAYLKLNIEEYDAFYWLSPGNGLLFRKPAPGGDRQGLGGVRWDPARSYQVIERPSGYWIVNQSLSNGWRLVSFTSGQKLFHRIGFLVYFFLIFTLVSLVLIIMVVLPLILRITRPITQLTAAMNRVAGGNLDIALEIASHDELQTMAGGFNQMVRDLRNLMAKSVEDEKAKRRLEFDILLSQINPHFIYNVLNSVVYLARKEKNRDIADLVNSFIRVLQDGVQVGSEGLLVPVRQEMEIVNHYVTIQQYRYRDRFELTWRVADDLLDHPIPKTIIQPLVENALLHGVYPLEGKGIIGVTVARRGEELEITVSDNGVGMEPDLIARLLSGETILEQGSRLRSIGIANIRDRLRYLYGAGSDLQITSAAGRGTRVVVTIPFHAAAS; this is encoded by the coding sequence ATGCCGGTGCGCCTCGGGATTAAAGCCAAAATCCTGACTGCCACGGGTCTGGTGGTGGCCGTTTCGCTCCTGGCCAGCGGCACCTTCGCCTATGTCTACTTCCAAAAGATCTTCAAAGAAAAAGCGATTCAGGACGACCGCGTCAAACTGGACCAGATCGCCCAGCATCTCGAATATCAGATTAAGGACATCCAGAAGCTGGCCACCAGCATCATTATCGACCCCGAGATGCAGGATTTCATCCAACGGACTCGCTACGCCAGCGTGTACGAGCAGATCGCCCGGGCCCGGAGAGAAATGGAATTCATCAACAATCAGGTGTTTCTGCGGGAGGATATTCATAGCGCGGCGGTCGTCTGCGGCGACGGCCTGGTCTGGATGACCCAGGGCCATTTCGCGCCGGTGCGCATCGCCGATCTGGCCCAGGCCGGGGATCTCAAGGGAGAGGCGGCGGACCGGCCGTTTTATTTCAGCGGACCGTACCGGATCCCCAATGTCAACCACGGCACCCCGACCGCCGAGGTGGTGAGCTGCGTCGGGCAGTTCCGCAATATGGACCGGCCCGACCGGGTGACGGGCCACCTGATCCTCAACATTTATCTGAATCATTTCATCGCGTATCTGAAGCTGAACATCGAAGAGTACGACGCCTTCTACTGGCTCAGTCCGGGGAACGGGTTACTCTTTCGAAAGCCGGCGCCGGGCGGCGACCGTCAGGGGCTGGGCGGCGTCCGGTGGGATCCCGCCCGGAGCTACCAAGTGATCGAGCGGCCCTCGGGATATTGGATCGTCAACCAATCGTTGAGCAACGGCTGGCGGCTGGTATCCTTTACATCCGGCCAAAAGCTGTTCCACCGGATCGGCTTTTTGGTCTACTTCTTCCTGATCTTTACCCTGGTCAGCCTGGTTTTGATTATCATGGTGGTCCTGCCGTTGATCCTAAGGATCACCCGGCCGATCACCCAATTGACCGCGGCCATGAATCGGGTGGCCGGCGGCAACCTGGACATTGCCCTGGAGATCGCCAGCCACGATGAACTGCAGACGATGGCGGGCGGCTTCAATCAGATGGTCAGGGACCTCCGCAACCTGATGGCCAAGTCGGTCGAGGATGAGAAGGCCAAACGCCGTTTGGAATTCGATATCCTGCTCTCCCAGATCAACCCGCATTTCATTTACAATGTCCTCAATTCCGTCGTCTATCTGGCCCGCAAGGAAAAGAACCGGGACATCGCCGACCTGGTGAACTCGTTCATCCGGGTGCTCCAGGACGGCGTGCAGGTGGGCAGCGAGGGACTGCTGGTTCCGGTGCGGCAGGAAATGGAGATCGTCAATCATTATGTGACGATCCAGCAATACCGGTACCGGGATCGTTTCGAACTGACCTGGCGGGTGGCGGACGACTTGCTCGATCACCCCATCCCCAAAACCATTATCCAGCCATTGGTGGAGAATGCGTTGCTGCATGGGGTCTACCCGCTGGAGGGGAAAGGGATCATCGGCGTGACCGTGGCGCGGCGGGGCGAGGAGCTGGAGATCACCGTCAGCGACAACGGCGTCGGCATGGAGCCGGACCTGATCGCCCGGTTGCTCAGCGGCGAAACCATTCTCGAGCAGGGGAGCCGGCTGCGATCGATCGGCATCGCCAACATCCGGGACCGGCTCCGCTATCTCTACGGGGCCGGATCGGACCTGCAAATCACCAGCGCAGCCGGCCGGGGCACCCGGGTCGTGGTGACAATCCCTTTTCACGCAGCCGCATCATAG
- a CDS encoding carbohydrate ABC transporter permease, whose amino-acid sequence MNSSKTKTQWSGYWFTLPAALMLGALVVYPLLYGFYISLFDTNLLFRWNFVGLRYYLEVFTNAEFLGKILLTLKFTFFTVAGHFIVGMILALLLNQKFPGRVFFRAVLIVPWLFPEVVVGLLWKWMLNPMYGLFNQFLQDLGLIAGPVSWLGNQETAFISVVIAAIWKGFPLVMILLLAGLQAIPDELYEAGQIDGASRQQIFRFITLPSLRSVLMVTLILDTVWWFKHFTIIWILTQGGPVNATSVVSIDIFKTAFEYFRFGQAAALAVVVFFVCFLIGYVYRRKLGEDDD is encoded by the coding sequence ATGAATAGTTCAAAGACGAAAACGCAATGGAGCGGATATTGGTTCACGCTGCCGGCCGCGCTGATGCTGGGAGCACTGGTGGTTTACCCCTTATTGTACGGCTTTTATATCAGCCTGTTCGATACCAATCTCTTATTTCGCTGGAATTTTGTCGGCCTCCGCTATTATCTTGAGGTCTTCACCAATGCCGAATTCCTGGGCAAGATCCTGCTGACGCTGAAGTTCACTTTTTTCACCGTCGCCGGACACTTCATCGTCGGAATGATTTTGGCCTTGCTCTTAAACCAGAAGTTTCCCGGCCGGGTTTTTTTCCGGGCCGTTCTGATCGTCCCCTGGCTCTTTCCCGAAGTGGTGGTCGGCCTCTTATGGAAATGGATGCTCAATCCGATGTACGGGCTTTTCAACCAGTTCCTGCAGGATCTGGGTTTGATCGCCGGGCCTGTCTCCTGGTTGGGCAATCAGGAGACTGCCTTCATCTCGGTGGTGATTGCGGCTATCTGGAAAGGCTTCCCACTGGTGATGATCCTGCTTTTGGCCGGTCTGCAAGCCATTCCCGACGAATTGTACGAGGCCGGACAGATCGACGGCGCTTCCCGGCAGCAGATCTTTCGATTCATCACCCTCCCCAGTCTGCGCAGCGTCCTCATGGTGACCCTGATCCTGGACACGGTCTGGTGGTTCAAACACTTCACCATCATCTGGATCCTGACTCAGGGCGGTCCGGTCAATGCCACCAGCGTCGTCAGCATCGATATCTTCAAGACGGCCTTTGAGTATTTCCGTTTCGGCCAAGCGGCGGCGCTGGCGGTGGTGGTATTTTTCGTCTGCTTCCTCATCGGCTATGTTTATCGCAGAAAGTTAGGTGAAGATGATGATTAA